From Lagopus muta isolate bLagMut1 chromosome 15, bLagMut1 primary, whole genome shotgun sequence, the proteins below share one genomic window:
- the ZFAND2A gene encoding AN1-type zinc finger protein 2A, translating into MDKDCKYNPAQQKIFTNKCLKPGCKRKEIMKVVCEQCGGNFCIKHRHPLDHDCKASSRPISKAGSPALMRASQTAFKSMGAIAVPSNGNLQHNRCR; encoded by the exons ATGGATAAGGACTGCAAATACAATCCAGCACAGCAAAAG ATCTTCACAAACAAGTGTTTAAAGCCAGGctgcaaaaggaaagagattATGAAAGTAGTTTGTGAGCAGTGTGGTGGCAACTTCTGCATAAAGCATCGGCATCCTCTGGATCATGACTGCAAAGCAAGCAGCCGCCCCATCTCCAAGGCTgg ATCCCCAGCTCTGATGCGAGCCTCTCAAACTGCCTTCAAGTCAATGGGAGCAATTGCAGTGCCATCTAATGGGAACCTTCAGCACAACAG GTGCAGATGA
- the GPER1 gene encoding G-protein coupled estrogen receptor 1 — METYSASVPPVICNSTTFNLNGSHLCNESLSSRLADKSEHQQYIIGLFLSCLYTIFLFPIGFVGNILILVVNISFREKMTIPDLYFINLAVADLILVADSLIEVFNLDEKYYDITIICTFMSLFLQINMYSSIFFLTWMSFDRYIALAKVMRSNLFRTMQHARLSCGLIWMASISAALVPFTAVHLQHTGEVYFCFADVKEIQWLEITLGFIIPFVIIGLCYSLIVRVLIKAHKHRSLRLRRQKALRMIFVVVLVFFICWLPENVFISVQLLQKKSEPASSSSPSFRHDYPLTGHIVNLAAFSNSCLNPLIYSFLGETFRDKLRLYIEQKTKMSTLHRFCQAALTSVIPDSNEQSEV, encoded by the coding sequence ATGGAAACCTACTCTGCCTCAGTCCCACCTGTCATATGTAACAGCACAACTTTCAACCTCAACGGATCGCATCTGTGTAACGAGAGCCTGTCTTCTAGATTAGCAGATAAATCAGAACACCAACAGTACATTATTGGGCTTTTCTTATCGTGTCTTTACACAATATTCCTTTTTCCCATCGGTTTTGTAGGAAACATTCTGATTCTGGTGGTGAACATAAGCTTTCGTGAGAAGATGACTATCCCAGACCTTTACTTCATCAACCTCGCGGTGGCCGACCTCATTTTAGTTGCTGATTCTCTCATTGAGGTTTTTAATCTTGACGAAAAGTATTACGATATCACTATCATATGCACCTTTATGTCTCTGTTCCTTCAGATCAACATgtacagcagcattttctttctgacgTGGATGAGTTTTGACAGATACATAGCACTGGCAAAAGTAATGAGGTCCAACCTATTTCGCACTATGCAACACGCCAGGTTGAGCTGTGGTCTCATATGGATGGCAtccatttctgcagcactggtgCCATTCACGGCTGTGCACTTACAACACACCGGAGAGGTCTACTTTTGTTTCGCAGACGTAAAAGAAATCCAGTGGCTAGAAATAACCCTGGGGTTTATCATCCCCTTTGTGATCATCGGCCTTTGTTACTCGTTAATCGTTCGAGTCCTTATAAAAGCACACAAGCACAGGAGCCTTCGCCTCCGCCGACAGAAGGCTCTTCGAATGATATTCGTTGTGGTCCTGGTTTTCTTTATCTGCTGGCTCCCTGAAAACGTCTTCATTAGCGTCCAGctcctgcaaaagaaaagtgagCCCGCCTCGTCCAGCAGCCCGTCCTTCAGACACGACTACCCTCTCACAGGACACATTGTGAACCTGGCAGCTTTCTCCAACAGCTGTTTGAACCCTTTAATTTACAGTTTCCTAGGGGAAACCTTCAGAGACAAACTGCGGCTGTACATTGAGCAGAAAACCAAGATGTCCACGTTACATCGGTTCTGCCAGGCTGCCCTGACGTCTGTCATCCCCGACAGTAATGAGCAATCCGAGGTCTGA